AAAACTTTTAGACAAGTAGTCTATACAAAACTGATAAAGCCAATGGCAGCTATTGAGAAGACAATTTGTACACTTATGCTGCTCTAGAAAGAATAAACCTCGAAAAAACATCCATTTGCCATGATAAATTTTTAGGAAACAACCACCAACAGCATCTGCAAAATGCATATAAGATGCTGCAGATATCAcctaaaaattgaatataagaAATTACATATATCACCTAAAAATTGAATATTAGAAGCTACATATATCCATCCCTGCGGTCTTGTTCCTCTGCCTCCTTGTTAGCAACTTGTACTGATTTGAACCAAAGGAATGCCTGGATGTATGTTCTAGTCAGCTCAAATGAACATAGAAACATCTacttttcttgtttctttttgCCAAAAGGAGTACTCCCATTAATTCAATGTGTTTGTTTGGTATTGACTTGACACTAAATTCAAGAAAGTAAAGAAAACTTTTGAAGCTTTTGGTCTtaaacatatcatatgaaagtTAGAATTACAGAAttgtcaaaaaaggaaaaaacacaTTCTTTTACagactaaaaaagaaattaggacaaacaaattgaaacggagggagtatttttGAACCAAAATGTAACtaacaaaacaaagaccaataaTTAAGAAATTTTCTTCATTGGTTCCTCAGTCCTATTAAAGAAATTGTTACCttataatttaaataacaaaagtatctaccattattttaaaatatggaaataCAGGCAGTAAATCACCTACAAGTGGGTTGAAAACAGAACTTGCAAAAAGACCAAATTTGTATAGTTTTAAGCTCCCATTTGGCCATAGATTTGAAGACAAAAATTGAAACTTCTAGCAATTGTGTTTCCACATGcattttacttgaaaaaaatttaaagctTTGTGTCACATTTTCAACGTCTGATCAAATTTCAGGGCCAAAACGGATATTTAAagataaattatcaaaaattacTCCCAAAATCTATAGCCAAACACTAGCTTAGTTTCATCATTCAAAACAATTCAACTTAACCAAAACAGCATAAACACATGAATAGTCAAGAGAATAAATCAACTTACAGAAGTGGGAATGCCAGTGAACACAAAGAACCCAAGCAATGGAGCATAAAAAACACTATCTGAACCCAAAATTCCAAACACAGGTTTCTGATTCGTGTACTCAAAAATAGAACCAATCTGCACTTATAACCCAATCAAGAATCAATCTTTATAAAACCTCAaactaaaaaatgaaattccagATAAAGAACTCACCGCTGCAATTGCTGTGACAGCAGAAGCAAGCAAATAAACAATGAAGGGAACTTGAAAGCTTGAAGAATCTTTCTGAGCTTCATCTCTAGCCCATGGTGGAGGTTCATCCGTACCGGGTTTAGCCCATGTAGGAACTGATgggtcttcttctttttcttcattttttccaCTGGATTTGTTAGCAGAGCCTTCAGTAGCAGCTACAATTCCAAGGCTACGACTTGCAAGCGAATTTCCATTTTTCTTgaaataaattgaagaagagaatgTAATGAAATTGGGTATGGATGGATTGATTGTTTCTGAGGAATGAATAAGTGAAGAAGGAGAATTGCAAAGACATGTAGAAGCTAATGTCACCATTTTTCTTGATGTGTTTTGCACCGTATATTTTCATGATGGAATATGGTTATGACCTGTGAATAAGAGATAGAGGttcactcaaaaaaaaaaaatatctcctTTAGAATTACTATATCCCTctattcacttttatttgtcatGTTTTGtgattaaattataattttataaaatatttatctttttattatattaatataaggaatattataaattataatatttttcatataattttttatatttaaaatttaaaatattatatagatataatttaatttaatttcaaaaattaatctTCATGAATCAAAATGtgacaaataaaagtaaatGAGAGAATATTATTCAACTATATCCTTTTACTCCATGCATCTTCTAAATAATGTTTAATTTTCAAGAGACATTTATTAAACATAGATAATTTAAGAAACTAcatattgtatttattaaattttttaataaacataatttttactaaaataacttatttcaaaataaataaaataccaATTTTATATAAGGCTTATACATAtatgtcaatttttttattagaaaCTACTTGATTAAACATACATTCATGctatatatactaattttatttatattttaaaataattacgtATTTTATCATTAATCAAGAGTTTTCTATCATATATTGTAGAAGATATATttaaatacatgtatttttgctatcagatacattaaaaatagGGAAAGGCGAGCGAGATAGTTATGTATTtcaaatacatgtgaatcatAATAGATACATGCAGATatatgt
The sequence above is a segment of the Solanum dulcamara chromosome 11, daSolDulc1.2, whole genome shotgun sequence genome. Coding sequences within it:
- the LOC129873650 gene encoding uncharacterized protein LOC129873650, translated to MVTLASTCLCNSPSSLIHSSETINPSIPNFITFSSSIYFKKNGNSLASRSLGIVAATEGSANKSSGKNEEKEEDPSVPTWAKPGTDEPPPWARDEAQKDSSSFQVPFIVYLLASAVTAIAAIGSIFEYTNQKPVFGILGSDSVFYAPLLGFFVFTGIPTSAFLWFKSVQVANKEAEEQDRRDGYM